One stretch of Riemerella columbina DNA includes these proteins:
- a CDS encoding alpha/beta fold hydrolase gives MLHHEIVGNGSQVLVLLHGFMESTKIWDFMEDYLSEAFKIVKIDLPGHGQSPLYHSTNTMAFMAEEVKKCTDSLGISQFHLLGHSMGGYVSLAFAEKYPESLKSLTLFFSTFLPDDEEKKEQRRKSFRIILENFKAYVNAGMPALFNPSEKVQLQDKIEIATQIALNTSPEGALAAVKGMIERENTCAILEQLEAKIILIAGQYDQAVKTEQTLKELPQRASVKSYVLDCGHNGHWEKPQICAAILNEELL, from the coding sequence ATGTTACATCACGAAATAGTTGGCAACGGCAGTCAGGTTTTAGTCCTTCTCCACGGTTTTATGGAAAGTACAAAAATTTGGGATTTTATGGAAGATTATCTTTCCGAAGCGTTTAAAATTGTAAAAATAGATTTGCCAGGTCACGGACAGTCACCGCTATACCACAGCACTAATACGATGGCTTTTATGGCGGAAGAAGTTAAAAAATGTACCGATAGTTTAGGGATTTCTCAATTTCATCTCTTGGGGCATTCTATGGGCGGTTATGTGAGTTTAGCCTTTGCAGAAAAATACCCTGAAAGCCTAAAAAGTTTGACCTTATTTTTCTCTACTTTCCTCCCTGATGATGAGGAGAAAAAGGAGCAAAGACGGAAAAGTTTTAGAATTATTTTAGAAAATTTTAAAGCCTATGTGAATGCTGGGATGCCTGCACTATTCAATCCGAGTGAGAAGGTTCAACTTCAAGATAAAATAGAAATAGCCACACAAATTGCCCTCAATACTTCGCCAGAAGGGGCTCTTGCTGCGGTAAAAGGAATGATAGAGCGAGAAAATACATGCGCTATTTTAGAACAATTGGAGGCTAAAATTATCCTTATTGCTGGGCAATATGACCAAGCCGTAAAAACAGAACAAACGCTAAAAGAGCTTCCACAAAGGGCTTCGGTGAAATCTTATGTTTTAGATTGTGGTCATAATGGGCATTGGGAAAAGCCTCAAATTTGTGCCGCCATTCTGAATGAAGAGTTGCTATAA
- a CDS encoding sulfite exporter TauE/SafE family protein has protein sequence MEITLVLAALTLGFTTGFHCIGMCGPIALSLGLSKSQQLHFHLQNTTYQLGRIFTYAILGGILGLVGEGFQLAGFQSGLTIIAGVLLLMMAFFSFNSGDFAQRIPWLTALLLKVKINLGKLLSKTDYSSRFLTGMLNGLLPCGMVYMALTASLSAGGVWQGAWFMVLFGLGTFPFMFATVWLGSMLNMAVRNKILKAVPFMMFVLGSLLILRGMEVGIPYISPKKEALQIHQTTPAHHQHKAAPSCH, from the coding sequence ATGGAAATAACACTCGTTTTAGCGGCATTAACTTTAGGATTTACCACAGGATTTCACTGTATAGGGATGTGCGGTCCCATTGCGCTGTCATTAGGCTTGTCTAAAAGCCAACAGCTGCATTTTCATTTACAAAATACCACTTACCAACTGGGGCGGATCTTCACTTATGCTATTTTGGGCGGTATTTTAGGCTTGGTAGGCGAGGGCTTTCAGCTGGCAGGTTTCCAAAGTGGGCTCACCATTATAGCGGGGGTATTATTGCTGATGATGGCATTTTTCTCTTTTAACTCTGGCGATTTTGCACAACGCATTCCGTGGCTTACGGCATTACTTTTAAAAGTGAAAATCAACTTAGGGAAATTACTCTCAAAAACCGATTATTCTTCTCGTTTTCTTACAGGGATGCTCAATGGGCTTCTGCCTTGTGGAATGGTTTATATGGCGCTCACCGCTTCTTTATCTGCAGGTGGTGTGTGGCAAGGCGCGTGGTTTATGGTGTTATTTGGTTTGGGCACTTTTCCTTTTATGTTCGCAACAGTTTGGCTGGGCAGTATGCTCAATATGGCAGTGAGAAATAAAATCCTCAAAGCCGTTCCTTTTATGATGTTTGTTTTAGGTAGTCTCCTGATTCTTAGGGGAATGGAGGTTGGAATTCCCTACATTTCACCGAAAAAAGAAGCATTGCAAATCCATCAAACCACACCTGCTCATCACCAGCACAAGGCTGCACCGAGTTGCCATTGA
- a CDS encoding protein-disulfide reductase DsbD family protein: MKIKSFLVLIWTLLSVSIFAQIKDPVKFKFTVNDLGNQQYEAILTATLEKDWHIYSKDLPEDSGIPTEMKISGDNIQPVGQVVEVGKKHDEFSEAFGARIVYYSNTVAFKQKFKLKDTSKASDVAAEITYQTCNDRICLAPNTLEFEQIVKPQNAATETTQTPEATTAETPEEATPTTKETDTISSEVMAPVSPEATAPALQEGLKISTLDPKNPLTDCGITTEAESSNHWWILVLGFIGGLIALLTPCVFPMIPLTVSFFTKGSANKAKGKRDALIYGFFILAIFVLLSVPFHIIDGISGNIFNDISTNVWLNLAFFAIFLFFALSFFGYYDITLPSWIANKSSKAEDAGGYIGIFFMALTLVIVSFSCTGPILGSLLGSAVSGSNDVPMLLTFALAGFGLAWAIVFGALALFPQALQSLPKSGGWMNTVKVVLGFIELALALKFLSKADLVSKTFLLKRELFVGLWILIAIGLVLYLFGKIRFPHDDKNPRISTTRKILGVLGIGFVIYLIQGLFPSERPKLQLLSGILPPINVSYFHQEEDGILGMHPQHNYFDAIALAQKEHKPVLIDFTGYGCENCRKMEEFVWSEPDILPLLQNEVILASLYVDDKEELPEKEQTKIDMGGGQKKKIKTIGDRWSLFQQVNFNNNSQPHYVLVTPEGKVINRPVSGYMPKEDFKQFLDCGIRWFKNQP, from the coding sequence ATGAAAATTAAGTCTTTTTTAGTCTTAATATGGACTTTGCTGAGTGTGAGTATTTTTGCACAAATTAAAGACCCCGTTAAGTTTAAATTCACCGTTAATGATTTAGGAAATCAACAATACGAAGCCATTCTCACCGCTACTCTTGAAAAAGATTGGCATATTTATTCCAAAGATTTACCAGAAGATAGCGGCATCCCTACGGAAATGAAAATTTCAGGCGATAATATTCAGCCTGTGGGGCAAGTGGTGGAAGTCGGCAAAAAGCACGATGAATTCTCAGAAGCTTTTGGCGCCAGAATTGTCTATTACTCTAACACCGTGGCTTTTAAGCAAAAATTTAAACTTAAAGATACCTCCAAAGCCTCTGATGTAGCGGCGGAAATCACTTATCAAACCTGTAACGATAGAATTTGCCTTGCACCAAATACCTTAGAATTTGAGCAAATTGTAAAGCCTCAAAATGCAGCGACAGAAACCACGCAAACGCCAGAAGCCACCACCGCTGAAACACCAGAAGAAGCCACGCCAACCACAAAAGAAACCGATACTATTTCATCAGAAGTTATGGCACCAGTTTCTCCCGAAGCCACGGCTCCCGCATTGCAAGAAGGTTTAAAAATCAGCACTTTAGACCCTAAAAATCCGTTAACAGATTGTGGCATTACCACCGAAGCGGAAAGTTCTAACCACTGGTGGATTTTAGTTTTAGGTTTTATTGGTGGGCTGATCGCATTGCTTACGCCGTGCGTATTTCCGATGATTCCGCTTACGGTTTCATTCTTTACCAAAGGGAGCGCCAACAAAGCCAAAGGCAAAAGAGATGCTCTAATTTATGGTTTCTTTATTTTAGCCATATTTGTGCTGTTGAGTGTGCCTTTTCATATTATTGATGGAATTTCTGGTAATATTTTCAACGATATTTCCACGAATGTATGGCTCAACTTAGCCTTTTTTGCGATATTCCTATTTTTTGCGCTTAGTTTTTTCGGTTATTATGATATTACCCTGCCGAGCTGGATTGCCAATAAATCTTCCAAAGCCGAAGATGCCGGCGGATATATTGGTATTTTCTTTATGGCACTCACTTTGGTGATTGTTTCATTCTCTTGTACAGGTCCTATTTTAGGGAGCTTGTTGGGGAGCGCCGTTTCTGGCTCTAACGATGTACCGATGTTGCTCACCTTCGCTTTGGCTGGCTTTGGCTTGGCTTGGGCGATTGTTTTTGGCGCATTGGCTTTATTCCCTCAAGCCTTACAATCTTTGCCAAAATCAGGCGGTTGGATGAACACTGTAAAAGTGGTTTTAGGCTTTATCGAACTCGCATTAGCGCTTAAATTTTTATCCAAAGCGGATTTAGTATCCAAAACTTTCCTCCTCAAAAGAGAACTTTTTGTAGGACTTTGGATTTTAATTGCGATAGGCTTAGTACTTTATTTATTTGGAAAAATAAGATTTCCACACGATGATAAAAACCCTAGAATCTCCACTACAAGAAAAATTTTAGGCGTCTTGGGCATCGGTTTTGTTATTTATCTTATCCAAGGGCTATTCCCATCAGAACGCCCTAAATTACAGCTCCTCAGCGGAATTTTGCCACCTATCAATGTGAGTTATTTCCACCAAGAGGAAGACGGCATTTTAGGAATGCATCCGCAGCATAATTATTTTGATGCCATAGCTTTGGCGCAAAAGGAACATAAACCTGTGCTGATTGACTTTACAGGTTATGGCTGTGAAAACTGTAGAAAAATGGAAGAGTTTGTATGGAGCGAGCCCGATATTCTGCCTCTTCTTCAGAACGAAGTGATTTTAGCTTCGCTCTATGTGGATGACAAAGAGGAACTCCCTGAAAAAGAACAAACTAAAATAGATATGGGCGGCGGACAAAAGAAAAAAATCAAAACCATCGGCGACCGCTGGAGTTTGTTTCAACAGGTTAATTTTAACAATAACTCGCAGCCGCACTATGTGCTGGTAACGCCCGAGGGCAAGGTGATCAACCGCCCTGTCTCTGGCTATATGCCGAAAGAAGATTTTAAACAATTTTTAGATTGCGGCATCCGTTGGTTTAAAAATCAACCTTAA